A single Gemmatimonadota bacterium DNA region contains:
- a CDS encoding tetratricopeptide repeat protein — protein MSKSAQLKRKAAEFEQKRQYDRALTSYAQAIEAAAGIPDELDIPLYNRVGDLHLRLGELDKAVAYYETAVDLYSEGGFFNNAIALCNKVLRHAPDRSVIYYKLGKISAKKGFNSDAKQNFLEYAARMEKAGDISEAFRALKEFADLCPGQDDVRLMLAEQLGRAGRTQEALEQLQIVYEAMLSEDRGAEAAATLERIRTLDPDFAPQIGMSRQEAKREGLVFIDVDYGKHGAKPSGPAEETVSRPLSAQGFDDVELPPSADARSERTLDESPLAGLTPLEDPLTSMISEQARGPGPTMDEFEATSFATNGPDREIEPLAIEHTSYDTLSPPPAADESALGATADQSAAGTEEPPQVADHTDQSMADALTGYVAALSSDVGEMQGGLPDDLGVLPVDAVREEQAASQKAARTDDDFVDLNEWLLEGEPPKNPRMTAEEEAKTPGDVQTDFSEMLETFKAGVAANVDESDSDSHYDLGVAYMEMGLFDEAIAQFQKAMRGDASPERRVRAYESLGQSFIEKNEYQVAISSLGGALKESGLNDTKLVGVLYLLGYASEKLELWQNAEGYYRRVFAVDIHFRDIGERLKRAEQMA, from the coding sequence ATGTCCAAGTCCGCCCAGCTCAAGAGGAAAGCTGCCGAATTCGAGCAGAAACGACAGTACGATCGTGCCCTCACGTCATACGCGCAGGCCATAGAGGCTGCGGCCGGAATCCCCGACGAGCTCGATATTCCGCTCTACAACCGGGTCGGCGATCTCCACCTGCGCCTAGGCGAGCTGGACAAGGCCGTCGCCTACTACGAGACAGCTGTGGACCTGTACTCCGAGGGTGGCTTCTTCAACAACGCCATCGCTCTCTGCAACAAGGTGCTCCGCCACGCGCCTGACAGGTCCGTCATCTACTACAAGCTCGGAAAGATCAGCGCCAAGAAGGGCTTCAATTCCGACGCCAAGCAGAATTTTCTGGAATATGCCGCCAGGATGGAGAAGGCAGGCGACATAAGCGAGGCCTTCCGCGCCCTCAAGGAATTCGCCGATCTCTGCCCGGGGCAGGACGACGTCCGTCTGATGCTGGCGGAGCAGCTGGGACGCGCCGGTCGTACACAGGAGGCGCTCGAGCAGCTCCAGATCGTCTACGAGGCGATGCTGTCGGAGGACCGCGGCGCTGAGGCTGCCGCAACTCTGGAACGTATTCGCACCCTCGACCCCGACTTTGCGCCGCAGATCGGAATGTCGCGTCAGGAAGCCAAGCGGGAAGGGCTGGTCTTCATCGATGTCGACTACGGTAAACATGGCGCCAAGCCGTCCGGTCCGGCCGAGGAGACGGTGTCCCGTCCGCTCTCCGCCCAGGGCTTCGACGACGTCGAGCTTCCACCGTCGGCAGATGCGCGTTCGGAGCGAACTCTCGACGAGTCGCCGCTCGCCGGACTGACTCCTCTCGAAGACCCTCTGACGTCGATGATCTCGGAGCAGGCACGCGGCCCGGGGCCGACGATGGACGAGTTCGAGGCGACATCGTTCGCTACGAATGGGCCCGATCGCGAGATCGAACCGCTCGCGATCGAGCACACGTCATACGACACGCTCTCACCCCCGCCGGCTGCGGACGAGTCGGCACTGGGCGCTACGGCCGATCAGTCGGCCGCCGGCACCGAGGAGCCGCCGCAGGTCGCCGACCACACCGATCAATCCATGGCCGACGCGCTCACTGGATATGTCGCGGCGCTGTCGAGCGATGTCGGTGAGATGCAGGGCGGATTGCCCGATGATCTCGGCGTTCTACCCGTCGATGCAGTACGTGAGGAGCAGGCGGCGTCGCAGAAAGCCGCACGCACGGATGATGATTTTGTCGACCTCAACGAATGGCTTCTGGAGGGCGAGCCCCCCAAGAATCCGCGCATGACCGCGGAGGAAGAAGCGAAGACGCCGGGCGACGTACAGACGGATTTCTCGGAGATGCTCGAGACGTTCAAGGCCGGCGTCGCAGCCAATGTCGACGAGAGCGATTCCGACAGCCATTACGATCTTGGCGTCGCGTACATGGAGATGGGATTGTTCGACGAAGCGATCGCGCAGTTCCAGAAAGCGATGCGCGGCGACGCGTCTCCCGAGCGACGCGTTCGCGCATATGAGTCGCTCGGGCAGAGCTTCATCGAGAAGAATGAGTACCAGGTCGCGATCAGCTCGCTCGGCGGTGCACTCAAGGAATCCGGACTGAATGACACCAAGCTTGTCGGCGTGCTGTACCTGCTCGGCTACGCAAGCGAGAAACTGGAACTGTGGCAGAACGCTGAAGGTTACTACCGCCGTGTTTTCGCGGTGGACATTCACTTCCGTGACATTGGTGAGCGATTGAAACGCGCCGAGCAGATGGCGTGA
- a CDS encoding tetratricopeptide repeat protein has product MILATPLAMLFAGCFATQSDVQVLQSDIRTMRGEQLAADSARKIQLDRALASMRTANDSLDALSTRLTRFRSDMTSSMSSVQQQLLQVQELTGQSQRRIQEVRASLEERQSATAAPDSTGAPATPGPNALFQVAREQMMQGSNAAARQAFQDLITKYPKSDVAPDAAFYIAETYAAENNTAAADSVYARVASQYAGSPRAATAIYKRGVAAQAAGNGDKARDLFNQLIKKYPRSDEAALARDRIKTIK; this is encoded by the coding sequence ATGATTCTCGCGACGCCGCTGGCGATGTTGTTCGCCGGCTGCTTCGCAACACAATCGGACGTGCAGGTGCTGCAGAGCGACATCCGCACGATGCGCGGAGAACAACTTGCCGCCGACTCCGCTCGGAAGATTCAGTTGGATCGCGCGTTGGCGAGCATGCGCACGGCAAACGACTCGCTCGACGCGCTGAGCACGCGTCTCACGCGCTTTCGTTCCGACATGACGTCGAGCATGTCGTCCGTTCAGCAGCAACTCCTGCAAGTGCAGGAGCTGACCGGCCAGAGTCAGCGCCGCATTCAGGAAGTGCGCGCGTCGCTCGAGGAGCGTCAGAGCGCGACCGCGGCGCCGGATTCGACTGGTGCGCCGGCAACACCCGGACCCAATGCGTTGTTCCAGGTCGCGCGTGAGCAGATGATGCAGGGAAGCAACGCCGCTGCGCGTCAGGCCTTCCAGGATCTCATTACCAAGTATCCCAAGTCGGATGTGGCACCCGACGCGGCGTTCTACATCGCGGAGACGTACGCTGCGGAAAACAATACCGCGGCTGCGGATTCCGTATACGCACGGGTCGCATCGCAGTATGCCGGTTCGCCGCGAGCGGCGACGGCGATCTACAAGCGCGGTGTTGCGGCGCAGGCGGCTGGCAACGGCGACAAGGCGCGTGACCTGTTCAACCAGCTCATCAAGAAATACCCGCGCTCCGACGAGGCTGCGCTGGCTCGCGACCGCATAAAGACTATCAAGTAG
- the tatC gene encoding twin-arginine translocase subunit TatC has protein sequence MARRRTAGGMAEMAFLDHLEELRQRLFRCAAAFAFGAIIAFLLFTQVPHFDVIEFLSRPITPYLHGAKLIYLHPGDAFQIVLDAGFALAFVIASPVILYQLWGFVSPAMYSHEKKLVLPVLGGIVVLFIAGVAMAFTLILPMTIKFLVGVESSALQPMIAASEYFGFAIYMCLAFGAAFELPIVIMGLTALGLTNPNFLAKYRRYAAVGGLIVGCFITPDPTAMFAIAIPMYGLFELSIVLSRMVYKWRQRSETGDDSGSADEPPPPPPPVRDAPRRLGAPA, from the coding sequence GTGGCTAGGCGTCGCACGGCTGGCGGGATGGCCGAGATGGCGTTCCTCGATCACCTCGAGGAGCTGCGCCAGCGACTGTTCAGGTGTGCTGCGGCGTTCGCGTTCGGCGCGATCATCGCGTTCCTTCTGTTCACGCAGGTGCCGCACTTCGACGTGATCGAGTTCCTCTCACGACCGATCACACCCTACCTGCACGGCGCCAAGCTGATCTACCTGCATCCCGGCGATGCGTTTCAGATCGTGCTCGACGCCGGCTTTGCGCTGGCATTCGTCATCGCGTCACCGGTCATTCTGTACCAGCTGTGGGGATTCGTCTCCCCCGCCATGTATTCGCACGAAAAGAAGCTCGTCCTCCCGGTACTCGGCGGCATAGTCGTGCTCTTCATCGCCGGTGTGGCGATGGCGTTCACGCTGATCCTGCCGATGACGATCAAGTTCCTAGTCGGCGTCGAGTCATCCGCACTTCAACCCATGATCGCGGCGTCGGAATATTTCGGCTTCGCGATTTACATGTGTCTCGCGTTCGGCGCGGCGTTCGAGCTTCCGATCGTGATAATGGGACTCACCGCACTCGGTCTGACCAACCCGAACTTCCTCGCCAAGTACCGACGATACGCGGCAGTCGGCGGGCTGATCGTCGGCTGCTTCATCACGCCGGACCCGACCGCGATGTTCGCCATCGCGATCCCGATGTATGGACTGTTCGAGCTCAGCATCGTACTGTCACGCATGGTTTACAAGTGGCGCCAGCGAAGTGAGACGGGGGACGATAGCGGATCCGCCGATGAGCCGCCGCCTCCGCCACCGCCGGTCCGGGATGCACCGCGCCGGCTGGGAGCGCCGGCGTGA
- a CDS encoding twin-arginine translocase TatA/TatE family subunit, giving the protein MPHFSFMELVIIMVVILLLFGAKRIPEIAGSVGKGIKEFKKEMNDIERNVTNRDAGPPPRLTSEDLQRPSTSQTTDAESTREPRRLI; this is encoded by the coding sequence ATGCCGCATTTCAGTTTCATGGAACTGGTCATCATCATGGTGGTGATCCTGCTTCTATTCGGCGCCAAACGCATCCCTGAGATTGCTGGCTCCGTAGGCAAGGGAATCAAGGAGTTCAAGAAGGAGATGAACGACATCGAGCGGAACGTGACGAACCGCGATGCCGGCCCTCCGCCGCGCCTTACCTCGGAAGATCTGCAGCGCCCATCGACATCTCAGACTACCGACGCTGAATCGACGCGCGAGCCGCGCAGATTGATCTAG
- a CDS encoding putative LPS assembly protein LptD, with amino-acid sequence MIRTSLYAIIVAALGMSAASVVGAQGVDNAARKPVRDTIPKAVARDTTPKRDTTPRRDTTARRDTTARDSTRRDTVPQAAPLVTWSSDSDSVATALMKRPGFRATRYQGDNVVFDAQAKALRIRGKPAAVGRDQTIVIGDTVLYNDSTKFVTAMGDTVILHDPSQQTADVIARGKVTYNTAQGRGTATNISTSVESGQRYYLSGKETAFVRDTTPAKRSAYYVRNGIITSCDDSVPDYYFKSSEIKFVSKNLLVARPATLYVGGVPVFWLPFLFQDVRNGRRSGILTPRFGLSEFVRNSSAYRRHVENIGYYANLGDYMDAEAWYDWRSSARGTLSDPGFSRVNGQFRYRWLDRFITGGIAANHLAQPGGASNTAVTWYHSQEFSSTSRFSANVNFTTNTTVLQRTTFNPQQQLSAISSDVRYSKKVGPFSMDLGGHRDQYSGRTQIQENYPTLSVTSPTIALASWLDWTPSLSFQRQAKVNMDESQALFYHYFTNAAGVSDSSRVKASETTQSTSFSTPISIHGFRLDLSGNVQSLDLNHPVTRTFVSQTDTSQRYNRTFARSATNQADFNFAFSLPGFFPGTLNLNPSVSFQNVYGGSYWVQSEFSNGQWVHQSKRPTFSLGISPTLFALFPGIGPITRIRHSITPRISFGYSPAGEVPAAYLAAINHSASGFLGSMPQEQITFGLTQVFEAKMRSDTGSSDEGRKIKLLGLDFSAATWDFERARETHRTGLTTNSFTYSATSDLLPGFSFNSTYSLFQGDTQSDTARFKPFREGINASFTLNGQTGIVAAISRLFGHGPAAATPTPTVEQSEQDQLAARLSSMPVAGSYRRDMQYAIDDTQGWSSQITFASTRQRPPVGGHVINFDPTLVCAPYSSNPILFEQCRQTTLLNPQTTVNNTNDPIGGGVFVRVPPRETLNANTTFHITQKWSASWGTLYDVVNHAFASNQVTLQRDLHDWRAIFSFSQSPNGNSYFSFMIGNKAQPDLKFNYDKPTYRQQDIR; translated from the coding sequence GTGATTCGGACATCGCTCTACGCGATCATTGTGGCCGCGCTCGGAATGAGCGCGGCTTCAGTCGTTGGCGCGCAGGGCGTCGATAACGCTGCACGAAAGCCGGTGCGCGATACTATCCCAAAAGCGGTTGCGCGCGATACGACGCCAAAGCGCGATACGACGCCAAGACGCGACACGACCGCCAGGCGTGATACGACCGCCCGCGACAGCACGCGTCGCGACACTGTTCCGCAGGCAGCGCCACTCGTCACCTGGTCGTCGGATTCCGACTCGGTTGCGACGGCACTCATGAAGAGACCCGGGTTCCGCGCCACACGCTATCAGGGTGATAACGTCGTGTTCGACGCGCAGGCCAAGGCGCTCAGGATCCGCGGCAAGCCGGCAGCGGTCGGACGCGACCAGACGATCGTGATCGGTGACACGGTGCTCTACAATGATTCGACCAAGTTCGTCACGGCCATGGGCGACACGGTGATTCTGCACGATCCGTCGCAGCAGACCGCCGACGTGATCGCGAGGGGCAAGGTCACGTACAACACCGCGCAGGGCCGCGGCACCGCGACGAACATCAGCACGTCTGTCGAGAGCGGCCAACGCTATTATCTGTCCGGCAAGGAGACAGCGTTCGTGCGCGATACCACACCCGCGAAGCGCAGTGCCTACTACGTACGCAATGGTATCATCACGAGCTGTGACGACAGCGTTCCGGACTATTACTTCAAGTCCAGCGAGATCAAGTTCGTCTCGAAGAACCTGCTCGTTGCACGTCCCGCGACTCTGTATGTTGGCGGCGTCCCGGTCTTCTGGCTTCCGTTTCTTTTCCAGGACGTGCGAAACGGCCGGCGCAGCGGCATCCTCACGCCACGTTTCGGGCTCAGTGAATTCGTTCGCAACAGCTCCGCGTACCGGCGCCATGTCGAGAACATCGGCTACTACGCCAACCTCGGCGACTACATGGACGCCGAGGCGTGGTACGACTGGCGAAGCAGTGCTCGCGGAACGCTATCGGATCCGGGCTTCTCGCGCGTCAACGGCCAGTTCAGGTATCGCTGGCTGGACCGCTTCATCACTGGCGGAATCGCAGCGAACCACCTTGCGCAGCCGGGCGGAGCCAGCAACACCGCGGTCACCTGGTATCACTCGCAGGAATTTTCGTCGACAAGCCGTTTCAGCGCGAACGTCAACTTCACCACCAACACCACGGTGCTGCAGCGAACGACGTTCAATCCGCAGCAGCAGCTCTCGGCGATCAGCTCCGACGTCCGCTACAGCAAGAAGGTTGGGCCCTTCTCCATGGATCTGGGCGGACACCGCGATCAGTACTCCGGCCGCACCCAGATTCAGGAGAACTATCCAACGTTGAGTGTGACCAGCCCGACGATCGCGCTCGCCAGCTGGCTGGACTGGACCCCAAGCCTGAGCTTCCAGCGTCAGGCCAAGGTGAACATGGACGAGTCGCAGGCGCTGTTCTATCACTATTTCACGAACGCTGCCGGAGTGTCGGACAGCTCGCGCGTCAAGGCTTCGGAGACCACTCAGTCGACGTCGTTCTCGACGCCGATAAGCATCCACGGATTCCGGCTCGATCTCTCGGGGAATGTGCAGAGTCTCGATCTCAACCATCCTGTAACGCGCACATTCGTCAGTCAGACCGACACCAGCCAACGTTACAACCGGACGTTCGCGCGATCCGCGACGAACCAGGCCGACTTCAATTTTGCATTCAGTCTGCCGGGCTTTTTCCCCGGCACGCTCAATCTCAACCCGTCCGTTTCATTCCAGAACGTATACGGCGGATCGTATTGGGTTCAGTCCGAGTTTTCCAATGGCCAGTGGGTACATCAGAGCAAGCGCCCGACGTTCTCGCTCGGGATCTCTCCGACGTTGTTCGCGCTGTTCCCGGGTATTGGACCGATCACGCGCATCAGGCATTCCATCACGCCGCGTATCAGCTTTGGATACTCACCTGCGGGCGAAGTTCCCGCTGCTTACCTCGCCGCGATCAACCACTCCGCCAGCGGTTTCCTCGGGAGTATGCCGCAGGAGCAGATCACGTTCGGCCTGACGCAGGTGTTCGAGGCGAAGATGCGCTCCGACACCGGATCGTCGGACGAAGGGCGCAAGATAAAGCTGCTGGGATTGGACTTCTCCGCAGCGACGTGGGATTTCGAGCGCGCCCGGGAAACGCATCGTACCGGGCTCACGACGAACTCCTTCACGTACAGCGCAACGTCGGATCTGCTCCCCGGATTCAGCTTCAACAGTACCTATTCGCTCTTCCAGGGCGACACTCAGAGCGATACGGCACGGTTCAAGCCTTTCCGCGAGGGAATCAACGCGTCGTTTACGCTCAACGGACAGACGGGGATCGTCGCTGCCATCAGCAGACTGTTCGGCCACGGGCCGGCGGCGGCGACGCCCACGCCGACTGTGGAGCAGAGCGAACAGGACCAGCTCGCGGCGCGACTCTCGTCTATGCCAGTGGCGGGCAGCTACCGGCGCGACATGCAGTATGCGATCGACGATACACAGGGATGGTCGAGCCAGATCACATTCGCTTCGACCCGCCAGCGCCCACCCGTCGGCGGCCACGTCATCAACTTCGATCCGACGCTGGTTTGCGCGCCGTACTCGTCCAATCCGATCCTGTTCGAGCAGTGCCGGCAGACGACACTCCTCAATCCGCAGACGACGGTCAACAACACCAACGACCCGATCGGCGGCGGCGTCTTTGTCCGGGTTCCGCCACGCGAAACGTTGAACGCGAACACTACCTTCCACATCACGCAGAAGTGGTCTGCAAGCTGGGGGACGCTGTATGACGTTGTAAATCACGCATTCGCGAGCAATCAGGTGACACTGCAACGCGATCTGCACGACTGGCGTGCGATATTCTCGTTCAGCCAGAGTCCCAATGGCAACTCATACTTCAGCTTCATGATTGGCAACAAGGCCCAGCCGGACCTCAAGTTCAACTACGACAAGCCCACCTACCGGCAGCAGGACATTCGCTAA
- a CDS encoding peptidyl-prolyl cis-trans isomerase, whose protein sequence is MRSSAKYIWIFVTVAFIGGFLLYESSGLFGSAPITSTTAVATVNGQDILVTTWQALSSQLEQQRTASSGESISLDERDAIQNQAFDQLVSDALLSQEMRRRGITVSVDELTNAAKYSPPPQLMQDPELQTNGQFDLEKYQRFLASPTAKQSGLLLQLESYYRDAIPKQKLYQQITSGLWISDATLWMNYRDAHDSAAISYAAFLPSDADVAAEPVSDAEIRAYYDAHKKDMARTGRARVTFTEIPRTITAADSAAVRNHAAALRDSIVSGAVKFEDAAKAESVDSASAVRGGDLGKGVKGRFVPAFETAAAALKPGEISPPVLTQFGYHLIRLDARNGDTLAMHHILLHIAQSDSDADRTDRKADTLAKMGASSETPDKFDAAVKALGLKTYTADVIEGQTLVYNGQQIPSVSAWAFGGAKVGESSDLYDDDAGYYLARLDALTPGGTPSLDAAKRDIKLLLARKKAVQKQVDPARKFAIAASASSLAQAGQLLNTRVVRTDAFTRVSGIPDAPNASRIVGAAFALPVGTVSEPIVTDEAVYVIEVNRRVDADRKTFDAAKDQLRGQYLSSMQQGRIQEFVANLKSAAKITDRRKEVEAAMRRTSS, encoded by the coding sequence ATGCGGAGTTCCGCAAAATACATCTGGATTTTCGTCACCGTCGCTTTCATCGGCGGATTCCTTCTATACGAATCGTCCGGCCTCTTCGGTAGTGCCCCGATAACATCGACCACAGCTGTGGCGACTGTCAACGGGCAGGACATCCTCGTAACCACCTGGCAGGCTCTGTCATCGCAGCTGGAACAGCAGCGGACCGCGTCGAGCGGCGAGTCGATCTCGCTGGACGAGCGCGATGCGATTCAGAATCAGGCCTTCGACCAGCTCGTGAGCGACGCACTGCTGAGCCAGGAGATGCGGCGGCGCGGAATCACCGTTTCGGTGGACGAACTCACCAACGCGGCAAAGTACAGTCCGCCGCCGCAGCTCATGCAGGATCCCGAGCTGCAGACCAACGGACAGTTCGATCTCGAGAAGTATCAACGCTTCCTCGCCAGCCCCACGGCGAAGCAGAGCGGACTGTTGTTGCAGCTCGAGAGCTATTATCGCGACGCTATTCCAAAGCAGAAACTGTATCAGCAGATAACGTCCGGACTCTGGATCTCGGATGCGACGCTGTGGATGAACTACCGCGATGCGCACGACAGTGCGGCAATCAGCTATGCGGCGTTCCTGCCGAGCGATGCGGACGTCGCTGCCGAGCCTGTGAGCGATGCGGAGATTCGCGCGTACTACGACGCGCACAAGAAGGACATGGCGCGCACCGGACGTGCGCGCGTGACGTTCACCGAGATTCCGCGAACTATCACCGCGGCCGACTCAGCGGCAGTGAGAAATCACGCGGCAGCGTTGCGCGACAGCATAGTCAGTGGCGCCGTGAAGTTCGAGGACGCAGCAAAAGCTGAATCTGTCGATTCTGCATCCGCGGTTCGCGGCGGCGATCTGGGCAAGGGTGTGAAGGGGCGGTTCGTTCCTGCGTTCGAGACAGCCGCCGCAGCACTCAAGCCTGGCGAGATATCGCCACCGGTGCTCACGCAGTTCGGATATCATCTCATCCGCCTGGATGCGCGCAACGGCGATACGCTCGCGATGCACCACATCCTGCTGCACATCGCTCAGAGCGATTCGGATGCCGATCGCACGGACCGCAAGGCTGATACTCTCGCCAAGATGGGCGCCTCCAGTGAAACGCCGGACAAGTTCGATGCGGCGGTAAAGGCGCTCGGGCTCAAGACATACACGGCCGACGTGATTGAAGGCCAGACGCTCGTTTACAACGGGCAGCAGATTCCGAGCGTGTCGGCGTGGGCGTTCGGTGGAGCGAAGGTGGGCGAGAGCAGCGATCTGTACGACGACGACGCTGGTTATTATCTGGCCCGGCTTGATGCGCTGACGCCCGGTGGAACACCGTCGCTCGATGCTGCGAAGCGCGATATCAAGCTGTTGCTCGCACGCAAGAAGGCGGTTCAGAAGCAGGTCGATCCGGCTCGCAAGTTCGCGATCGCGGCGTCGGCGAGCTCACTGGCGCAGGCTGGTCAGTTGCTGAACACCCGGGTAGTCAGGACCGACGCATTCACGCGCGTCTCCGGAATCCCCGATGCACCGAATGCATCGAGGATCGTGGGTGCGGCGTTTGCGCTTCCCGTCGGCACGGTGAGCGAGCCGATCGTCACGGACGAGGCGGTATACGTGATAGAGGTGAATCGACGCGTCGATGCCGATCGGAAGACGTTCGACGCTGCCAAGGATCAGCTGCGTGGCCAGTACCTGAGCTCCATGCAGCAAGGTCGGATTCAGGAATTCGTCGCGAACCTCAAGTCGGCCGCGAAGATCACCGACCGCCGCAAGGAAGTCGAAGCGGCGATGCGGCGTACGTCCTCCTGA
- a CDS encoding radical SAM protein yields MLSARFAPWDVPIFLAKYAYLTLVRKPILVHFEVTLRCNAHCGFCDYWKTDSSERDNELKSFADAARFFNPMMITWTGGEPTLRRDLEDLVSAVDRAIRVKYMTLITHGGMLTPERAQSLWDAGINQFNISLDFLDERHDDARGIPGLVERIMRNVPAMRERGIDAIRFNTVIKRSNVGELVSIVHRAAELGVGVNFSCYTDSKNGNAEGLIPESEVRHLEEVIAELLAFKRERRGIITNSDYYLEQIPRYVRGETSEPCRSGIRTIHIDPAGYVKRCPDFPVDFHWRDFRKYEPVNCNACYYACRGEAQAPLRLSRIRDVMASPLDHQAT; encoded by the coding sequence TTGTTATCAGCTCGCTTCGCGCCGTGGGACGTCCCGATTTTCCTGGCCAAATACGCATACCTCACACTGGTCCGGAAACCGATCCTCGTCCACTTCGAGGTGACTCTTCGCTGCAACGCCCACTGCGGTTTCTGCGATTACTGGAAGACGGACTCATCCGAGCGCGACAACGAGCTCAAGAGCTTCGCCGACGCTGCACGGTTCTTCAATCCGATGATGATCACGTGGACGGGAGGCGAGCCGACGCTGCGACGCGATCTCGAAGATCTCGTATCGGCGGTGGACCGCGCGATTCGCGTGAAGTACATGACGCTCATCACTCATGGAGGGATGCTCACGCCCGAGCGCGCGCAATCCCTCTGGGACGCAGGAATAAATCAGTTCAACATCTCCCTCGATTTTTTGGATGAGCGGCACGACGATGCTCGTGGCATCCCGGGGCTCGTCGAGAGGATCATGCGCAACGTTCCCGCGATGCGCGAGCGTGGAATCGACGCGATCCGCTTCAACACCGTCATCAAGCGGTCCAACGTCGGTGAGCTCGTCTCGATCGTGCACCGCGCAGCCGAACTCGGCGTGGGAGTCAACTTCAGCTGCTACACCGACAGCAAGAACGGCAACGCCGAGGGGCTGATTCCGGAATCAGAAGTCCGGCATCTCGAGGAGGTCATAGCGGAGCTCCTCGCGTTCAAGCGCGAGCGCCGCGGCATCATCACCAATTCGGATTACTACCTCGAGCAGATCCCCCGGTATGTCCGTGGGGAAACGTCCGAGCCATGCCGGTCTGGCATCCGAACCATCCATATCGACCCCGCCGGCTACGTGAAGCGCTGTCCGGACTTCCCGGTCGACTTCCACTGGCGTGACTTCCGGAAGTATGAACCAGTCAACTGCAATGCATGCTACTACGCGTGCCGCGGCGAGGCTCAGGCGCCATTGCGCCTCTCCCGGATCCGCGATGTCATGGCATCTCCGCTCGATCATCAGGCCACTTAA
- a CDS encoding polyprenyl synthetase family protein: MTAWSVDAPDASDDLHVVTLEEVQAPVRDDLEQVREEMEQAITRDIPLLAIAARHLLAMKGKMFRPTLVLLSSHTAGTPTRDAVVVASVVEMVHLATLVHDDAVDHSMLRRGMPTINSLFSDQISVIMGDFLYSTALTQLVALDNMAAIRALVDASTQMSLGELSQLSTIEPLSFSEQDYEFLIRSKTASLISAACRVGAMCGAPAHVDALAEYGDALGMVFQITDDLIDYTEASETTGKPSGLDLREHKVTLPLIAALRSMSATERSRINALFQVTDPADDDVADVARIVVELGGLEYARQRASEYAEKARTALLGLPATSARDALGAAIFYVMERHA, from the coding sequence GTGACGGCGTGGTCAGTCGACGCGCCGGATGCGAGTGACGATCTGCACGTCGTGACGCTGGAAGAGGTGCAGGCGCCGGTGCGCGACGATCTGGAGCAGGTTCGCGAGGAGATGGAGCAGGCCATTACGCGCGACATACCCCTGCTCGCTATCGCCGCGCGACATCTCCTTGCAATGAAAGGGAAGATGTTTCGCCCGACGCTCGTGCTGCTCTCCAGTCACACTGCCGGCACGCCGACACGCGATGCAGTCGTCGTCGCATCGGTGGTCGAGATGGTGCATCTCGCCACCCTGGTGCACGACGACGCCGTCGATCATTCCATGCTGCGGCGCGGCATGCCGACGATCAACTCGTTGTTCAGCGACCAGATCTCGGTGATCATGGGCGACTTCCTGTACTCGACCGCGCTCACACAGCTCGTCGCGCTCGATAACATGGCCGCGATACGCGCTCTCGTGGATGCATCGACGCAGATGTCGCTCGGCGAGCTGTCGCAGCTCTCGACGATCGAGCCACTCAGCTTTTCCGAACAGGATTACGAATTTCTGATCCGCTCCAAGACGGCGTCGTTGATATCGGCGGCATGTCGCGTCGGCGCGATGTGCGGCGCTCCCGCCCACGTGGACGCACTTGCCGAGTACGGCGATGCGCTCGGAATGGTCTTTCAGATCACCGACGATCTGATCGACTACACCGAAGCGTCCGAAACGACGGGCAAGCCCAGTGGACTGGATCTGCGGGAGCACAAGGTCACGTTGCCGTTGATCGCCGCTCTTCGATCCATGTCGGCGACGGAGCGCAGTCGCATCAATGCGCTGTTCCAGGTAACCGATCCTGCAGACGACGATGTCGCCGACGTGGCGCGCATCGTGGTGGAGCTGGGCGGGCTGGAGTACGCGCGCCAACGGGCCTCCGAGTATGCCGAAAAGGCGCGAACGGCGCTGCTTGGCCTTCCTGCAACTTCCGCCCGAGACGCCCTCGGCGCGGCCATCTTCTACGTAATGGAGCGACACGCCTGA
- a CDS encoding DUF4321 domain-containing protein: MPPRGAARKGAFFYGMVLATGFIAGGLLTQVSRRFLPPSAVKEFFTTGVTPAFGPLTVDLVILKFAIGPVAVDVSLLSLLGVLLAYLIARSLF; this comes from the coding sequence ATGCCACCACGCGGAGCCGCCCGAAAGGGCGCATTCTTTTACGGGATGGTCCTGGCAACAGGATTCATCGCGGGTGGCCTGCTGACGCAGGTCTCCCGGCGCTTTCTCCCGCCCAGCGCGGTCAAGGAGTTCTTCACTACCGGAGTGACGCCTGCTTTCGGGCCGCTGACCGTGGATCTGGTGATCCTCAAGTTCGCCATCGGCCCGGTGGCGGTCGACGTGTCACTTTTGAGTCTCCTGGGGGTACTTCTGGCGTATCTGATTGCGCGTTCGTTATTTTAG